The proteins below come from a single Salinilacihabitans rarus genomic window:
- the rpl12p gene encoding 50S ribosomal protein P1: MEYVYAAMILHEADREVTEENVTAVLEAAGADVDDSRVRALVAALADVDIDEAVAEATAVPAAGAAEPAEADAEAEEAEAEEEEPEAEAEPEEEAEDVSAEGLGDLFG, from the coding sequence ATGGAGTACGTCTACGCCGCGATGATCCTGCACGAGGCGGACCGGGAGGTGACCGAGGAGAACGTGACGGCGGTCCTGGAGGCGGCCGGCGCCGACGTCGACGACTCGCGGGTCCGCGCGCTCGTCGCCGCGCTGGCGGACGTCGACATCGACGAAGCGGTCGCCGAGGCGACGGCCGTCCCCGCCGCGGGCGCCGCCGAGCCGGCCGAAGCCGACGCCGAGGCCGAGGAGGCCGAAGCCGAGGAAGAAGAGCCCGAAGCGGAGGCGGAACCCGAGGAGGAAGCGGAGGACGTGTCGGCGGAGGGGCTCGGCGACCTGTTCGGCTGA
- a CDS encoding thiamine-binding protein, with amino-acid sequence MTAIARLEVVPIREQRMSEDIAAALDAVEAFDVTYELTPMGTVLEADDAGEIFAAARAAHDAIDEDRVLTSLEIDDQPDREQDLGDRVEAVERERGRS; translated from the coding sequence ATGACAGCCATCGCCAGACTCGAGGTCGTTCCGATCCGCGAGCAACGCATGTCCGAGGACATCGCCGCGGCGCTCGACGCCGTCGAGGCGTTCGACGTAACGTACGAACTGACGCCGATGGGAACCGTCCTCGAAGCCGACGACGCCGGCGAGATCTTCGCGGCCGCCCGCGCCGCCCACGACGCGATCGACGAGGATCGCGTGCTCACCTCGCTGGAGATCGACGACCAGCCCGACCGCGAGCAGGACCTCGGCGACCGGGTCGAGGCCGTCGAGCGCGAGCGCGGGCGCTCCTGA
- a CDS encoding CapA family protein: MVARIGLTGDVMLGRVVDRRQRRRPVDAVWGDVHDRLRDLDGLLINLECCLSTRGRPWRRTRRPFHFRADPDWAVPALSRAGVDACALANNHVLDYEEPALRDTLDHLDGAGIARAGAGRTLDEALDPATFDAGDLDVAVVSLTDNTPEFAADEDSPGTAWVEIDAGDDRSRRIVREALGRARAADPDLLVASLHWGPNMRTTPPEPFREFARWLVDEGVDVVHGHSAHVFQGIEAYDGTPICYDTGDFVDDYAVDPGLRNDRGFLFELSADDEGRPTELRLLPTEIDDCRVQRAGPEAARWSRERMRELSEPFGTEFERDGEELVLSFGA, translated from the coding sequence ATGGTCGCCCGGATCGGACTCACCGGCGACGTCATGCTCGGGCGCGTCGTCGACCGGCGCCAGCGACGCCGGCCGGTCGACGCCGTCTGGGGCGACGTCCACGACCGGTTGCGGGACCTCGACGGCCTGCTGATCAACCTCGAGTGCTGTCTCTCGACGCGCGGGCGGCCGTGGCGACGGACCCGCCGGCCGTTTCACTTCCGCGCGGACCCCGACTGGGCCGTCCCGGCGCTCTCCCGCGCGGGCGTCGACGCCTGCGCGCTCGCGAACAACCACGTCCTCGACTACGAGGAGCCGGCGCTGCGGGACACCCTCGATCACCTCGACGGGGCGGGCATCGCCCGCGCGGGCGCCGGGCGGACGCTCGACGAGGCGCTCGACCCCGCGACCTTCGACGCCGGCGACCTCGACGTCGCGGTCGTCTCGCTGACCGACAACACGCCCGAGTTCGCCGCCGACGAGGACTCGCCGGGGACGGCGTGGGTCGAGATCGACGCCGGCGACGACCGGAGCCGCCGGATCGTCCGCGAGGCGCTCGGCCGGGCGCGGGCCGCCGATCCGGACCTGCTCGTCGCCTCGCTGCACTGGGGGCCGAACATGCGGACGACCCCGCCCGAGCCGTTCCGCGAGTTCGCCCGCTGGCTCGTCGACGAGGGCGTCGACGTCGTCCACGGCCACAGCGCCCACGTCTTCCAGGGGATCGAGGCGTACGACGGAACGCCGATCTGTTACGACACCGGCGACTTCGTCGACGACTACGCGGTCGACCCCGGGTTGCGAAACGACCGCGGCTTCCTCTTCGAACTGTCGGCGGACGACGAGGGTCGGCCGACGGAACTCCGCCTGCTCCCGACGGAGATCGACGACTGCCGCGTCCAGCGGGCGGGACCGGAGGCGGCGAGGTGGAGCCGCGAGCGGATGCGGGAGCTATCGGAACCGTTCGGGACCGAGTTCGAGCGCGACGGCGAGGAACTCGTGCTGTCGTTCGGGGCGTAA
- a CDS encoding glycoside hydrolase family 68 protein produces the protein MSVDDDPDPAPGFGARSGWSREQAERIERTPSNTAPVVYPPAADPAPDVHVWDTWFLRERDGSIAEVDGWRVIFSLTAPADCLPGKRHDVATIRYFYSRDGERWHAGGPVFEAGRALGSRQWAGSALYDDDGTVSLFYTAAGFRDEADLTYHQRIAVGAGGRIDADGDGLELVGPFDHEILLAADGDRYETEAQSRGMIYTFRDPWFYEDPATGETHLLFEANTPVPEGAAVADGDPARQAFNGSVGLATSPTGDPTDWVFEEPILDAVGVNQELERPHVVERDGRYHLFVSSHLHTFAPDLEGHDALYGFVADSLRGPYRPLNGSGLVLTNPANAPYQTYSWLAYEHAGELLVSSFFNYYDLGGLGIDDVGTLPGEEQLRRFGGTVAPTMRLRLDGDRTRLLGKLAHWHLPAGDDDLPPLLGDLVADGRLGGEGGEETATYEYSYP, from the coding sequence ATGAGTGTCGACGACGACCCGGACCCGGCGCCGGGGTTCGGCGCGCGGTCGGGCTGGAGCCGCGAGCAGGCCGAGCGAATCGAACGGACGCCTTCGAACACCGCCCCCGTGGTCTACCCGCCGGCGGCCGACCCGGCCCCGGACGTACACGTCTGGGACACGTGGTTCCTGCGCGAGCGCGACGGTTCGATCGCCGAGGTCGACGGCTGGCGCGTGATCTTCTCGCTGACCGCCCCCGCGGACTGCCTGCCGGGCAAACGCCACGACGTCGCGACGATCCGGTACTTCTACTCCCGCGACGGCGAGCGCTGGCACGCGGGCGGGCCCGTCTTCGAGGCGGGACGCGCCCTGGGCTCCCGGCAGTGGGCCGGTTCGGCGCTGTACGACGACGACGGCACCGTGTCCCTCTTCTACACCGCCGCCGGCTTCCGCGACGAGGCCGACCTTACCTACCACCAGCGCATCGCCGTCGGCGCCGGCGGCCGGATCGACGCCGACGGGGACGGCCTCGAACTCGTCGGCCCGTTCGACCACGAGATCCTGCTCGCGGCCGACGGCGACCGCTACGAGACCGAGGCGCAATCGCGCGGGATGATCTACACCTTCCGCGACCCGTGGTTCTACGAGGACCCCGCGACGGGCGAGACCCACCTCCTGTTCGAGGCGAACACGCCCGTCCCCGAGGGTGCCGCGGTCGCCGACGGCGACCCCGCACGACAGGCGTTCAACGGCTCGGTCGGCCTCGCGACGTCGCCGACCGGCGACCCGACCGACTGGGTCTTCGAGGAGCCGATCCTCGACGCCGTCGGGGTCAATCAGGAGCTAGAGCGCCCCCACGTCGTCGAGCGAGACGGCCGCTACCACCTCTTCGTCTCGAGTCACCTGCACACGTTCGCGCCCGACCTCGAGGGGCACGACGCGCTGTACGGCTTCGTCGCGGACTCGCTGCGCGGGCCGTACCGGCCGCTGAACGGCTCCGGGCTGGTGCTGACCAACCCCGCGAACGCGCCGTACCAGACCTACTCGTGGCTCGCCTACGAGCACGCGGGCGAACTGCTGGTTTCGAGTTTCTTCAACTACTACGACCTCGGCGGCCTCGGCATCGACGACGTCGGGACCCTCCCCGGCGAGGAGCAACTGCGCCGGTTCGGCGGCACCGTGGCGCCGACGATGCGTCTGCGCCTCGACGGCGACCGCACCCGACTCCTCGGCAAACTCGCCCACTGGCACCTGCCGGCGGGCGACGACGACCTGCCGCCGCTGCTGGGCGACCTCGTCGCGGACGGACGGCTCGGCGGAGAGGGCGGAGAAGAGACGGCGACGTACGAATACTCGTATCCGTAG
- a CDS encoding CAP domain-containing protein, with amino-acid sequence MARELHARGRTATRTLCWLGIGLLLAGLLAPTAAAAGTASVDDATDGTNDALADRIDVDLAWVDSLLDGVAEDGAVETVTETGDLDVEVDVGASGDSVVDVDWITTDRDDDAVGVDDSDSFDAFDDFEFDFDFGDADEPADDGADDDGADESEESDDDETDDEGDEADDEVDDDADDADDSTDVEEPEDSDGTDDADELEDSDGTDDADELEDSDGTDDADELEDSDGTDADEPEDSDDTDDAADGLSYEEQVERAIHEEVNEVRTDRGLRALEYDEDLAAVARAHSEDMAENRFLSHTGSDGSTVGDRYDRAGVTCQAWGENALYNYHAGEDPETVAQKSVQQWMDSPGHRENLLDSRWDAEGIGVAVTDDGRLYATQNFGSNCN; translated from the coding sequence ATGGCACGCGAACTGCACGCCAGAGGCCGGACAGCGACGCGAACGCTGTGCTGGCTGGGTATCGGATTGCTCCTCGCGGGTCTGCTCGCGCCGACGGCCGCCGCGGCCGGGACGGCGAGTGTGGACGACGCGACGGACGGAACGAACGACGCGCTCGCGGACCGGATCGACGTCGACCTCGCCTGGGTCGATAGCCTGCTGGACGGCGTCGCCGAGGACGGCGCCGTCGAGACGGTCACCGAGACCGGCGACCTCGACGTCGAGGTCGACGTCGGCGCGTCCGGCGACTCGGTCGTGGACGTCGACTGGATCACGACGGATCGGGACGACGACGCCGTCGGCGTCGACGATTCGGACAGCTTCGACGCCTTCGACGACTTCGAGTTCGACTTCGACTTCGGCGACGCCGACGAACCTGCCGACGACGGCGCTGACGACGACGGGGCGGACGAGTCCGAAGAGTCCGACGACGACGAGACGGACGACGAGGGAGACGAGGCTGACGACGAGGTCGACGACGACGCAGACGATGCCGACGACTCGACCGACGTCGAGGAACCCGAAGACTCCGACGGGACCGACGACGCGGACGAACTCGAAGACTCCGACGGGACCGACGACGCGGACGAACTCGAAGACTCCGACGGGACCGACGACGCGGACGAACTCGAAGACTCCGACGGGACCGACGCCGACGAGCCCGAAGACTCCGACGACACCGACGACGCGGCCGACGGACTGAGCTACGAGGAGCAGGTCGAGCGCGCCATCCACGAGGAGGTAAACGAGGTGCGGACCGACCGCGGCCTCCGTGCGCTCGAGTACGACGAGGACCTCGCCGCCGTCGCCCGCGCGCACAGCGAGGACATGGCCGAGAACCGGTTCCTCTCGCACACCGGCTCCGACGGGTCGACCGTCGGCGACCGCTACGACCGCGCCGGCGTCACCTGTCAGGCCTGGGGCGAGAACGCCCTCTACAACTACCACGCCGGCGAGGACCCCGAGACCGTCGCCCAGAAGAGCGTCCAGCAGTGGATGGACAGCCCCGGCCACCGCGAGAACCTGCTCGACTCGCGCTGGGACGCCGAGGGCATCGGCGTCGCGGTCACCGACGACGGCCGGCTGTACGCCACCCAGAACTTCGGCTCGAACTGCAACTGA
- a CDS encoding alpha/beta fold hydrolase: MPEPTRSARATADRPAVDVDALVTHREVIADGVRLHYVEAGPEDGPLVVLLHGFPECWYTWRRQLPALADAGFRVVAPDMRGYNRSEKPHGIDAYRLDRLAGDVAGLIAAVAREGEGEGESADASAHVVGHDWGGAVAWATAAAHPDAVDRLVVLNAPHPFEGVRELSLEQLARSWYVLYFQLPRLPEAGLRAGDFRALERLFREGTVREDAFTDEDVRRFAAAMGRPGALRSALGYYRAFVRRTVPEHLPGAIPLVGPRLVDPVDPVTAPTLVLWGERDAALAVERTRGLDRYATDVRVERFPDAGHWVHVDRPARVSDAIVEFLPE, encoded by the coding sequence ATGCCCGAACCGACTCGGAGCGCGCGGGCGACGGCCGACCGTCCCGCGGTCGACGTCGACGCCCTCGTGACCCACCGCGAGGTGATCGCCGACGGCGTCCGCCTGCACTACGTCGAGGCCGGCCCCGAGGACGGCCCGCTCGTGGTCCTGCTGCACGGCTTCCCCGAGTGCTGGTACACCTGGCGGCGCCAGCTTCCCGCGCTCGCGGACGCCGGCTTCCGCGTCGTCGCGCCCGACATGCGCGGCTACAACCGCTCGGAGAAACCCCACGGAATCGACGCCTACCGGCTCGACCGCCTCGCCGGCGACGTCGCGGGCCTGATCGCGGCCGTCGCCCGCGAGGGCGAGGGCGAGGGCGAGAGTGCGGACGCTAGCGCCCACGTCGTCGGTCACGACTGGGGCGGCGCCGTCGCGTGGGCGACCGCCGCGGCTCACCCCGACGCCGTCGACCGCCTCGTCGTCCTGAACGCGCCGCATCCGTTCGAGGGCGTCCGGGAACTCTCGCTCGAACAACTCGCCCGGTCGTGGTACGTGCTGTACTTCCAGCTCCCCCGACTGCCGGAAGCCGGGCTTCGCGCGGGGGACTTCCGCGCGCTCGAACGCCTCTTCCGCGAGGGGACGGTCCGCGAGGACGCGTTCACCGACGAGGACGTGCGCCGGTTCGCGGCGGCGATGGGACGCCCGGGCGCGCTGCGCTCGGCGCTCGGCTACTACCGGGCGTTCGTCCGGAGGACCGTCCCCGAGCACCTGCCCGGCGCGATTCCGCTCGTCGGCCCGCGGCTCGTCGACCCGGTCGACCCCGTGACGGCGCCGACGCTCGTGCTGTGGGGCGAGCGGGACGCCGCGCTCGCCGTCGAGCGGACGCGGGGGCTCGACCGGTACGCGACCGACGTCCGCGTCGAACGGTTCCCCGACGCCGGCCACTGGGTCCACGTCGACCGTCCGGCGCGGGTGAGCGACGCCATCGTCGAGTTCCTCCCGGAGTGA
- a CDS encoding YIP1 family protein, whose translation MKLTKQWRGVTGYMIKDPDAFFSNYAESHGVGYPLAYMLLTCAVAMVPLGLLWVGGNLSTPSEALLGAGVAVAFGLLLWVQAVVEALVAHGVLYLFGARGVATTLEAYAFPLVVRFGLWWLPIVNLALGIYGLYLQIKGLSAFHDVSGGKAAVAAILGLVLYLPTVVVLAAILGAFVLDMGTTV comes from the coding sequence ATGAAGTTGACGAAACAGTGGAGGGGGGTCACCGGCTACATGATCAAGGATCCGGACGCGTTCTTCTCGAACTACGCCGAATCCCACGGGGTCGGCTACCCGCTCGCGTACATGTTGCTGACCTGCGCGGTGGCGATGGTGCCGCTGGGCCTGCTCTGGGTCGGCGGCAACCTCTCGACGCCCAGCGAGGCGCTCCTCGGGGCCGGAGTCGCCGTCGCGTTCGGACTGCTGTTGTGGGTGCAGGCGGTCGTCGAGGCGCTCGTCGCCCACGGCGTCCTCTACCTGTTCGGCGCACGCGGGGTCGCGACGACGCTCGAAGCGTACGCCTTCCCGCTGGTCGTCCGTTTCGGGCTGTGGTGGCTGCCGATCGTCAACCTTGCGCTGGGCATCTACGGCCTCTACCTCCAGATCAAGGGGCTCTCCGCGTTCCACGACGTGTCGGGGGGCAAGGCCGCCGTCGCCGCGATACTCGGCCTCGTCCTCTACCTCCCCACGGTCGTGGTCCTCGCGGCGATCCTCGGCGCTTTCGTCCTCGACATGGGCACGACGGTCTGA